GCTCGGCGGCCGGACGGCGCGGGGCCTGGGCCGCGACGCGGGGCAGGAGCCTCGCCACTATCTGGTCCTGGTCGGCTCCGGTGTCGAAGTCCATGTTGAGGGTGACCAGGTCGATGGCGGCGAGGGCGACTTCGGCCATCGCGTAGACCGAGTACTCACCGGCCAGGTTCGCCTTGCGGACGTCCAGGTCGTGCAGCGGAGCGGTGCACGCGAGCGCGCGCAGCCGTCGCGCGAGCCCCTCGTCGGCGGCGGGGCCGGGAGCGGGCCGCGAGACGGCGGCATCCGGAAGTACAGGCGAAGTCACGGTGGACAGCGTAGATCCTCGGTCCGACAAGCACCGAAACGACGCAGATGCGCGGGCGGCCGGGGTGTGGCGGGGCGATCGGATCCGGACGCACGGGCGGTTTGTACGGCAATGCCCACCCTGCCCCGACGGTCGGCATCCGCCCCGAAATGCGTGCCGCCGCCAGGGAGTTCGCGGTGCGGCCGCCGCGGCGGAGTCTCCGTACACCCGCCGCCACGGAGCTCGCCGCACGAGGACAGGGCAAGGCGTGGGACCGACGACTCAGCCCGCGTCGGCCGACTGCCCCGCCATGCGCTGCCCGTAGACCTCGACGAGTTCGCGCCGGGAGTCGTCCAGGTAGGCGACGAGCAGCGTCTCGGCGCGTGCGTAGTCGCCCGCCTCCAGGACGGAGAGGAGCTCCTGGTTGCGGGCGAGATAGGGCTCGTGCAGGAGTCGGGGCTCGGCCACCACATGGAAGGCCAGGCGCAGTTCGGCGAGGACGCTGCGCATCAGCTCGTCGGTGCGTGCGCTGCCGGAGAGCGAGACGAGCTCGCGGTGGAAGTGGATGTTCGCGGTGGAGACCTCGCGCCACTGCCCGTCCGCCGCGGCGCGCAGGCCATCCCGCACGGTGGCGGCCACCGGGTCCAGCGGGCGCGGGCGCAGTGCGAGGGCGCGCACGACCCCGCACTCCACCAACTGCCGGGTGCGGTAGATGTCCTCGACGTCCTCGACCGTGAGGACCCGTACGAACACCCCGCGGTTCAGCTGGTGTTCGAGGAGCCGCTCGTGGGTGAGCAGGCGGAACGCCTCGCGCAGGGTGTTGCGCGAGACACCGAGCGCCCCGCCGATGCTGTCCTCGGAGAGCCGGGTGCCGGGCGGAAAGTACCCCTCGGCGATACGGCTCCTGAGGATGTCGGCCACGCGCTCGGCGGTGCTGGTGCGGCCGAGCAGCGCGCGGTCCCCCGCCAGCTCCGGCAGACCGGCCGGTACGGATCCCGTGGTGCTCACGGCATGCCCTTCTCTACGGATTCCCGTGCGCCCCGGTGACCTGCCCTTACCGGCGACGGGATCTCCCCCGGAGCACGGATTCTGCCCCGGATGAGAGAAGGAGACAACACAGGTATTGAAGGATCG
This is a stretch of genomic DNA from Streptomyces sp. NA04227. It encodes these proteins:
- a CDS encoding GntR family transcriptional regulator, with product MSTTGSVPAGLPELAGDRALLGRTSTAERVADILRSRIAEGYFPPGTRLSEDSIGGALGVSRNTLREAFRLLTHERLLEHQLNRGVFVRVLTVEDVEDIYRTRQLVECGVVRALALRPRPLDPVAATVRDGLRAAADGQWREVSTANIHFHRELVSLSGSARTDELMRSVLAELRLAFHVVAEPRLLHEPYLARNQELLSVLEAGDYARAETLLVAYLDDSRRELVEVYGQRMAGQSADAG